A part of Tachysurus vachellii isolate PV-2020 chromosome 4, HZAU_Pvac_v1, whole genome shotgun sequence genomic DNA contains:
- the baz2ba gene encoding bromodomain adjacent to zinc finger domain protein 2B isoform X5, whose protein sequence is MESGERLASPSSTPVSVHTSSSSSSSSVSPASNAKSSLNHGATASLAACGPLFGVTGSEPPFSVTSVTSVPSAFPVMAHPAFGLLSPATARPEFGGLGALGVTAALAAHPQLGAFTEWWRAAEAHGRSTAAFFPPFLGLPPLFAPPLQNHEAMPFTSKTLSKSSQGPKGVNGALNGSVVSPSTTKGSASVSSSPALNTSVEKPRARKATHHSNSTGELQEKPSQKTKEKKPHKKQTEGSGMSDSESGSSLDSDIEGVSSSDLDDLGEEDDDDDDDEQSKDSEESDSEKEPQKKKKTKVAASSLRPSKKEHSRAAEWDLQAGNGPADSCPKTSTQHVSKSRDRFAQPTSVIQSIGLAVNAKPLALIGQSQHDSSPQHLGSSSPRPLPIASHQPLPLSLCSSPKPLSVPSPPKPLPLSSSPKPPPLSPSPRAWGSAHKSHDSLSSRKLLESSLSHIANYRLKPSLLVHDPEFPLQLKKHQDLYKAAKSSRVVSSTSSSSSSSSILPHKSTSGRTKPPAAQTVASSPSLMLTQTLLGLVPTNGAIQSSTQDTPLALTTKPRSDLPVNLSTGGRKDMSVPAPLPTPLPALVPASALPARPRTSRKNKTPRALEAAKNVSQKHLVKSLADLFHHGAEEQETPGKKDSDESGEDDDEDEDDDMDDEEEDEEDEDDSLSESDSNSDSELNGSERKNMDTTETETDGERTPMKLGKNLPLLTSAAVNYNLPDCSPLNLQVIKPSGVATPTIVSGSGALTYHSSPSSSYSVGTSPGSGKRKRVMNEDDLKTPLEMGWRRETRIKSSGGRLQGDVAYYAPCGKRLRQYPDVVKYLSRYGITDITRDNFSFSAKIRVGDFYEAREGPQGLQWCPLSEDEVIPRIRAMEGRRGRPPNAERQHGAGNSEGSGSRRRKGRPPNVGHTEFPSPSEAKLLRKLEAQEIARQAAQMKLMRKLEKQALARAAKEARKQQAIMAAEERRKQKEQIKILKQQEKIKRIQQIRMEKELRAQQILEEREMRRQQAVILKHQELERHRLDMERERRRQHVMLMKAVEARKKAEERERLKQEKRDEKRLNKERKLELRRLELEMLREMKKPNEDMCLTDHKPLPEYSHIAGLVLPGQVFADCLMVVQFLRSFGKVLGIEQSEVPTLGVLQEGLLNLGNSMGQVQDLLVRLLSSAVCDPGLPPGHRAKSILGDHLTNVGLNRDNVSEVLQQFMEAHCAQTEMADMTLSLKTKAFQAHTPSQKASVLAFLVNELACSKSVVSEIDKSLDQMNVLRKDECIVEGKLKKMKNIHAKRTGKREVVGGDEPQSTGTPSAGHKRKRKAADSDDDDDEDDDSDEAADEEDEDDEEEVKKAKKVETCDEDEGDQATSVEELEKQIDKLTKQQNLIRRKLFESSHALRSMSYGQDRYRRRYWVLPQCGGVFIEGVESGEGPEELEKERERLRNFEPVRIKEEPQEEEEEEEEEAQAEEAQEQLEVQTEAQVKQEEEQRAAKEVKQEEEKPCSSPNKLQEKDEQPLDSCPLMEPPNPPGDLTSLCCTPDSSMVIVTAATTSASSPTHSTSKPTVLCSTPVDSVPLVAQFGATVPQFSVPLSLQHHHLLANDQLLRVLTERSGHWFSLLPRSPCDDSSLVQSTTPLRSSAQTNNTQPRSPPAPSGSPHQHLQPPSASSSPLDAAHDGLGNLTVSPLQVKPGGALLPLPMCGWSGGMISPNLPMCSSPMPVCPLTEGNASPLLAPSVSTSKSGSPAPPGEKLPSAPSPAIDLPRNHDQPQPQPIPENMLMGWWKMMDMEELQAVMKTLHSRGIRERALHKQVQKSMELISQTFNKNKEVAVMEVSELDEGQVSVETLQDWCVEEQAMETDIALLQQVEELERRVSSASLQVKGWMHPEPQSEREDLLYYEHKPLPKVCPGAESQEERSSEKGLRRQPSNPLDIAVMRLAELERHIERRYLRSPLGTTIQIRLDNVGTVTVPAPAPSTSAGGEGGEEEIAPGMKLWRKALSEVRNSSQLAMCLQQLQKSIAWERSIMKVYCQICRKGDNEDLLLLCDGCDKGCHTYCHKPKINAIPEGDWYCPACISKASNQTPKNKKPQSRVQSGGGGKKSSETAKKNKKQQEACEEDEAGGGSSTSTSSPKKTSVASSQAKKSSPAPPSAKLESPSCVKRAKTARDNNRDLGLCRILLAELERHQDAWPFLTPVNLKSVPGYRKVIKKPMDFSTIREKLVSSQYQNLETFIIDVNLVFDNCEKFNEDNSDIGRAGHNMRKFFEKRWTELLKQTN, encoded by the exons ATGGAGTCTGGAGAGCGACTGGCTTCGCCTTCCTCCACCCCGGTCTCCGTACACACCagctcatcttcatcctcatcctccgtGTCCCCAGCCTCCAACGCCAAGAGCAGCCTGAACCACGGAGCCACAGCCTCACTCGCCGCCTGCg GTCCTCTGTTCGGGGTGACAGGAAGCGAGCCGCCCTTCAGCGTGACCTCTGTGACCTCGGTGCCCAGTGCCTTCCCTGTGATGGCGCACCCTGCCTTCGGCCTGCTCTCCCCCGCCACGGCTCGCCCCGAGTTCGGCGGTCTCGGAGCACTAGGGGTCACGGCAGCCCTCGCGGCACACCCCCAACTAGGGGCTTTCACAG AGTGGTGGCGAGCAGCCGAAGCCCACGGGCGGAGTACAGCGGCCTTCTTCCCTCCTTTCCTAGGCCTGCCCCCGCTGTTTGCCCCTCCCCTTCAGAACCACGAGGCCATGCCCTTCACGTCCAAAACCCTGAGCAAAAGCAGCCAGGGTCCGAAAG GTGTTAATGGAGCCCTGAACGGCAGCGTGGTCTCTCCGTCCACGACCAAAGGCAGCGCGTCCGTGTCGTCCTCGCCTGCTCTCAACACCTCGGTGGAAAAACCTCGCGCTCGCAAGGCCACTCATCACAGCAACAGCACAGGAGAGCTCCAAGAGAAACCCTCgcagaaaacaaaagagaag aaaccacataagaaacagacagagggcTCCGGCATGAGCGACAGCGAATCAGGATCGTCGCTGGACAGCGACATCGAGGGGGTCAGCAGCAGCGACCTGGACGACCTCGGCGAGGaggacgacgacgacgacgacgacgagcAGAGCAAAGACAGCGAAGAATCCGACTCCGAGAAAGAaccacagaagaaaaagaaaacgaaG GTCGCGGCCTCGAGCCTGCGGCCGAGCAAGAAGGAACATTCCAGAGCTGCCGAGTGGGACCTTCAGGCCGGCAACGGCCCGGCGGATTCCTGCCCCAAGACCTCAACACAACACGTTTCCAAATCCAGAGACAGATTCGCACAACCGACCAGCGTCATCCAGTCCATTGGCCTCGCCGTTAACGCCAAGCCGCTGGCTCTGATTGGCCAATCGCAGCACGACTCTTCTCCTCAGCACCTCGGTTCCTCCTCACCCCGACCCCTCCCCATCGCTTCTCATCAGCCACTCCCACTTTCTCTTTGCTCCTCCCCTAaacctctctctgtcccttctCCTCCCAAACCCCTCCCTCTGTCGTCCTCCCCTAAACCACCTCCTCTGAGCCCCTCCCCCAGAGCATGGGGCTCCGCCCACAAGTCTCATGACTCTCTGAGCAGCAGGAAGCTGTTGGAGAGCTCGCTGTCCCACATCGCCAACTACAGACTGAAACCG tctTTACTTGTACACGACCCGGAGTTCCCACTTCAGCTCAAGAAGCATCAGGACCTTTACAAGGCCGCGAAGAGTTCCAGGGTAGTGTCTtccacctcttcttcctcctcctcttcttccatCCTCCCTCACAAATCCACGTCGGGTCGTACCAAGCCTCCGGCCGCTCAAACCGTGGCCTCGTCTCCGAGCCTCATGCTCACTCAGACTCTCCTGGGCCTGGTCCCCACCAACGGCGCCATCCAGAGCTCCACGCAGGACACCCCGCTAGCGCTCACCACCAAGCCTCGTTCCGACCTGCCCGTCAACCTCAGCACCGGCGGCAGGAAGGACATGTCTGTGCCCGCTCCTTTACCCACCCCGCTGCCCGCTCTAGTACCCGCGTCCGCCCTGCCAGCTCGACCTCGCACCTCTCGCAAAAACAAGACGCCCAGAGCCCTCGAGGCCGCCAAGAACGTTTCCCAGAAGCACTTGGTGAAGTCCCTCGCGGATCTCTTTCACCACGGAGCGGAAGAGCAGGAGACTCCGGGCAAGAAGGACTCGGACGAGTCGGGCGAGGATGACGATGAAGACGAGGACGATGACATGGACGAcgaagaggaggatgaggaggatgaggatgacaGTCTTTCAG AATCCGACAGTAACTCGGACAGCGAGCTGAACGGCTCGGAAAGGAAGAACATGGACACGACCGAGACCGAGACGGACGGCGAGAGGACGCCGATGAAGCTCGGCAAAAACCTGCCACTGCTCACCTCAGCTGCCGTCAACTACAACCTGCCGGACTGCTCGCCGCTCAACCTCCAAGTCATCAAGCCCTCCGGCGTGGCCACGCCCACCATCGTGAGCGGCTCCGGCGCCTTGACCTATCACAGCTCGCCTTCCTCGTCATATTCCGTCGGCACGTCTCCAG GATCTGGAAAGAGGAAGCGTGTGATGAACGAGGATGATCTAAAGACTCCTTTAGAAATGGG CTGGCGGAGAGAGACCAGGATCAAATCGTCCGGAGGTCGTCTCCAAGGAGACGTGGCGTATTACGCGCCCTGCGGCAAGCGCCTGCGGCAGTACCCCGACGTGGTGAAG TATCTATCCAGATACGGAATAACTGACATCACACGCGATAATTTTAGCTTCAGTGCAAAAATAAGGGTTGGTGACTTCTATGAAGCCAGAGAAGGACCCCAG GGATTGCAGTGGTGTCCACTGAGCGAGGACGAGGTCATACCACGGATCAGAGCCATGGAGGGCCGTAGGGGTCGGCCGCCGAACGCCGAGCGCCAACACGGCGCCGGCAACAGCGAGGGCTCCGGATCACGCCGCAGGAAGGGCCGTCCCCCCAACGTGGGCCACACCGAGTTCCCCAGCCCCTCTGAGGCCAAGCTGCTTCGCAAACTGGAGGCTCAGG AAATCGCCCGTCAGGCTGCGCAGATGAAGCTGATGAGGAAGCTGGAGAAGCAGGCGCTCGCACGGGCGGCTAAAGAAGCTCGCAAACAGCAAG ccATCATGGCTgcagaggagagaaggaaaCAGAAGGAGCAAATCAAGATCCTCAAGCAGCAG GAAAAGATAAAGCGCATTCAGCAAATCCGGATGGAGAAGGAGCTCCGTGCACAGCAGATTCTCGAG gagagagagatgagacgGCAGCAGGCTGTTATACTGAAGCACCAG gagttGGAGAGGCATAGACTAGATATG gagagggagaggaggaggcaGCACGTAATGCTGATGAAGGCTGTGGAAGCTCGCAAAAAAGCTGAG gAGCGCGAACGCCTCAAGCAGGAGAAGCGCGACGAGAAGCGGCTCAACAAAGAACGCAAGCTGGAGCTGCGCCGCCTCGAACTGGAAATGCTGCGAGAGATGAAGAAGCCCAACGAGGACATGTGCTTAACTGACCACAAG cctctacCAGAGTATTCCCATATTGCTGGTCTGGTGCTGCCGGGGCAGGTGTTTGCAGACTGCCTGATGGTGGTGCAATTCCTGCGCAGCTTTGGGAAGGTTTTGGGTATAGAGCAGAGTGAGGTTCCTACACTGGGTGTGCTGCAGGAGGGTCTTCTCAACCTGGGCAACAGCATGGGGCAGGTGCAGGACCTGCTGGTGCGCCTGCTCTCCTCGGCTGTGTGTGACCCGGGACTGCCCCCAGGGCACAGG GCCAAGTCCATCCTGGGTGATCACCTGACCAACGTGGGTCTGAACCGGGACAACGTGTCGGAGGTTCTGCAGCAGTTCATGGAGGCTCACTGCGCTCAGACGGAGATGGCCGACATGACCCTGAGCCTGAAGACCAAGGCCTTCCAAGCTCACACGCCATCGCAGAAAGCCTCGGTGCTCGCCTTCCTGGTCAATGAGCTGGCCTGCAGCAAGAGTGTGGTCag TGAGATTGACAAGAGTCTGGACCAAATGAACGTGCTGAGGAAAGACGAGTGTATTGTGGAGGGAAAGCTGAAAAA GATGAAGAACATTCACGCGAAGCGCACGGGGAAGCGAGAAGTCGTCGGGGGAGACGAGCCTCAGTCGACGGGGACGCCGAGCGCCGGACACAAGCGAAAGAGAAAGGCGGCCGACagcgacgacgacgacgacgaagACGACGACAGCGACGAGGCCGCAGACGAAGAGGACGAGGACGACgaagaagaggtgaagaaggcgAAGAAGGTAGAGACGTGCGACGAG GATGAAGGAGATCAAGCCACGAGCGTAGAAGAGCTGGAGAAACAGATTGACAAATTAACAAag CAGCAGAATCTGATCAGACGGAAGCTGTTCGAATCGTCTCACGCTTTGCGCTCCATGAGTTACGGACAGGATCGCTACCGCCGTCGCTATTGGGTTCTCCCACAGTGCGGAGGAGTCTTCATCGAGGGAGTGGAGAGTGgagaag GTCCCGAGGAGCTCGAGAAGGAGCGAGAGCGGCTTCGCAACTTCGAGCCGGTGAGGATCAAGGAGGAGCcgcaggaagaggaggaggaggaggaagaggaggcacAGGCCGAGGAGGCGCAGGAGCAGCTAGAAGTGCAGACGGAGGCTCAGGTGAAGCAGGAGGAAGAGCAGCGTGCAGCAAAGGAGGTGAAACAGGAAGAGGAGAAGCCCTGCTCGTCGCCAAACAAGCTCCAGGAGAAGGACGAGCAACCGTTAGACTCCTGTCCTCTTATGGAGCCTCCAAACCCACCCGGTGACCTCACGTCCCTTTGCTGTACCCCTGACAGCAGCATGGTGATCGTCACCGCGGCAACCACATCAGCATCATCTCCAACTCATTCTACCTCCAAGCCTACTGTACTGTGCAGCACTCCTGTGGACTCCGTACCTCTCGTGGCTCAGTTTGGTGCGACTGTTCCACAATTTAGTGTTCCTCTGTCTCTGCAGCATCATCACCTCCTGGCTAACGATCAGCTCCTGCGCGTTTTAACAGAGCGCAGCGGCCATTGGTTCAGCCTCCTGCCTCGTTCCCCCTGCGACGACTCTTCCCTCGTCCAGTCCACCACACCGCTGCGCTCCTCAGCTCAGACTAACAACACCCAGCCCAGGAGCCCTCCTGCTCCATCCGGCTCCCCTCACCAGCACCTCCAACCTCCTTCTGCCTCCAGCAGCCCTCTGGACGCTGCTCACGACGGCCTGGGAAACCTCACCGTCTCGCCTCTGCAG GTAAAACCCGGTGGTGCCCTGCTGCCTTTGCCCATGTGTGGATGGTCAGGTGGTATGATCAGTCCAAACCTGCCAATGTGCAGCAGCCCTATGCCCGTTTGCCCGCTCACTGAGGGCAATGCCAGTCCTCTGCTGGCCCCCAGCGTCTCCACCAGCAAAAGCGGCTCTCCTGCGCCCCCTGGGGAAAAACTGCCCTCTGCACCATCACCTGCTATAGATCTGCCACGAAACCATGACCAGCCACAGCCACAGCCCATTCCAgaaa acaTGCTGATGGGCTGGTGGAAGATGATGGACATGGAGGAACTGCAGGCCGTGATGAAGACTCTTCACAGCAGAGGCATCAGAGAGCGAGCGCTGCACAAACAGGTCCAGAAATCCATGGAGCTCATCTCACAGACCTTCAACAAGAACAAGGAGG TAGCTGTAATGGAGGTGTCGGAGCTGGACGAGGGCCAGGTTTCCGTGGAGACGCTACAGGACTGGTGCGTGGAGGAGCAGGCGATGGAGACGGACATCGCCTTACTACAGCAGGTAGAGGAGCTCGAACGCAGGGTCTCTTCTGCCAGCCTGCAggtcaag GGCTGGATGCACCCAGAGCCCCAGTCGGAGAGAGAGGACCTTCTGTATTACGAGCACAAGCCCCTGCCCAAGGTCTGCCCTGGGGCGGAGTCACAGGAGGAGCGGAGCTCGGAGAAAGGCCTGAGACGGCAGCCCAGCAACCCGCTGGACATCGCCGTGATGCGCCTGGCCGAGCTGGAGCGCCACATCGAGAGAAGGTACCTGCGGAGCCCCTTAGGGACAACCATCCAGATCAGGCTGGATAATGTGGGGACGGTCACTGTGCCCGCCCCCGCGCCATCCACTAGCGCTGGAGGGGAAGG GGGTGAGGAGGAGATCGCTCCAGGGATGAAGTTGTGGAGGAAGGCACTGAGCGAGGTGAGGAACTCGTCACAGCTGGCCATGTGCCTGCAACAGCTGCAGAAGTCCATCGCCTGGGAGAGATCCATCATGAaagtg tactgcCAGATCTGCCGTAAGGGGGATAATGAGGACTTACTGCTGCTGTGCGATGGCTGTGATAAAGGATGTCACACCTACTGCCACAAGCCCAAGATCAACGCCATCCCTGAGGGAGACTGGTACTGCCCTGCTTGCATCTCCAAG GCGAGCAACCAGACCCCTAAGAACAAGAAACCTCAGAGTCGCGTGCAGTCCGGTGGAGGGGGCAAGAAATCGTCAGAGACGgccaagaagaacaagaagcaGCAGGAGGCGTGCGAGGAAGACGAGGCGGGTGGAGGcagcagcaccagcaccagcagccCAAAGAAAACATCCGTGGCTTCCAGCCAAGCGAAAAAAAGCTCACCCGCTCCTCCATCTGCCAAACTGGAGAGTCCGTCCTGCGTGAAGCGAGCCAAAACGGCCAGAGACAACAACCGTGACCTGGGGCTCTGCAG GATTCTCTTGGCTGAACTGGAGCGGCATCAGGACGCCTGGCCCTTCCTCACACCAGTCAACCTCAAATCGGTCCCCGGGTACCGGAAAGTCATCAAAAAGCCCATGGACTTCTCCACCATTCGCGAGAAGCTTGTCAGCAGCCA gtaccAGAACCTCGAGACGTTCATCATCGACGTCAACCTGGTGTTTGACAACTGCGAGAAGTTCAACGAGGACAACTCGGACATCGGCCGCGCCGGACACAACATGAGGAAGTTCTTTGAGAAGAGGTGGACCGAGCTGTTGAAGCAGACTAACTGA